The proteins below are encoded in one region of Thermosipho atlanticus DSM 15807:
- a CDS encoding carbohydrate ABC transporter permease: protein MVQKKEPRIAFFMILPAILVISVIAFFPLFKTFYDSFFSFSLNPRFPREFIGFGNYVRLFRDPRFWDALKTTIIFTVVSVTLETILGLMIALVVHQEFKFRGAVRAAMLIPWAIPTAISSQMWRWMFNDQFGIMSRFFEKLHIIEPGTPILGRPGLALFAIIQVDVWKTTPFMALLILAGLQLIPEQLYEAAKIDGANMLQRFFRITLPQLTPTIAVALIFRTLDALRVFDVVYVMTRGSVGTETLSVYNRVLLMDRAFTSASFGYGSALSVVIFILISIFAIVYIKSLKLQFE from the coding sequence ATGGTGCAAAAAAAAGAACCCAGAATTGCTTTTTTTATGATATTACCTGCCATTCTTGTAATTTCCGTAATTGCATTTTTCCCTTTGTTTAAAACCTTTTATGATAGTTTCTTCTCTTTCAGTTTGAATCCCAGATTTCCTAGGGAATTCATTGGTTTTGGTAATTATGTAAGACTTTTTCGTGATCCAAGATTTTGGGATGCGTTAAAAACAACGATTATTTTCACAGTTGTTTCTGTGACATTAGAAACTATTTTAGGACTGATGATTGCACTTGTTGTACATCAAGAATTTAAATTTCGTGGAGCAGTAAGAGCTGCAATGTTAATTCCATGGGCTATACCTACTGCAATTTCATCTCAAATGTGGAGATGGATGTTTAACGACCAATTTGGTATAATGTCAAGATTTTTTGAAAAATTACATATTATTGAACCTGGTACGCCAATTCTTGGAAGACCTGGTCTTGCATTATTTGCTATAATTCAAGTTGACGTGTGGAAGACAACACCGTTTATGGCTTTACTGATCCTTGCCGGTTTACAACTTATACCTGAACAGTTGTACGAAGCAGCAAAAATTGATGGTGCTAATATGCTTCAAAGATTTTTTAGAATAACACTCCCACAGTTAACACCAACCATAGCAGTGGCATTGATATTTAGAACTTTGGATGCTTTAAGAGTTTTTGATGTTGTATATGTAATGACACGTGGAAGCGTAGGAACTGAAACTTTATCCGTATATAACAGAGTACTTTTGATGGATAGAGCTTTCACCAGTGCTTCGTTTGGATATGGTTCAGCTTTGTCAGTGGTAATATTTATTTTGATATCAATATTTGCAATAGTTTATATAAAATCTTTAAAACTCCAATTTGAATGA
- a CDS encoding glycosyltransferase: MRVELPIKRISNYKNIVSDEVDELINLAKELKGLRVVHVNATSYGGGVAELLYTLVPLMRDLGLDAYWEVLEAPNEFFNVTKKLHNAFQGAYVDITDSELELFEKVNKENAEKLNLDADIVIIHDPQPYFIPLFKEGKFIWRCHIDTSSPNKIIWEKITKKAAKKYSKALFHLTEYVQEPFKDIAVEFPPSIDPLSDKNKQLPEETIKEIILKYNIDITRPIITVVARFDPWKDLKSAIDVYRILKEKVDLQLLIVSAMAKDDPEGWILFEEILRYAGTDPDIHFLTDLKGVGHLEVNVFQTISTVGLHTATKEGFGLVISEMLWKGNPVVARPTGGVKVQILDGFNGFLRNDVKELADALYDIINDSSLKEEFGRNAKKLVKEKFLTTAHLKRYLKVIKEVIY; encoded by the coding sequence TTGAGAGTAGAATTACCTATTAAAAGAATCTCCAACTATAAAAATATTGTAAGTGATGAAGTTGATGAACTTATTAACTTAGCAAAGGAACTAAAAGGTTTGAGAGTTGTTCATGTTAATGCAACTTCATATGGCGGTGGCGTTGCCGAACTATTATATACTCTAGTACCTTTAATGAGAGATTTGGGTTTAGACGCATATTGGGAAGTACTTGAAGCTCCTAATGAATTTTTTAATGTAACTAAAAAACTTCATAACGCATTCCAAGGTGCATATGTGGATATCACAGATTCTGAATTAGAACTTTTTGAAAAAGTCAACAAAGAAAATGCAGAAAAACTTAATTTAGATGCTGACATTGTAATTATTCATGATCCTCAACCATACTTTATTCCTTTATTTAAAGAAGGGAAGTTCATTTGGAGATGTCATATAGACACTTCCAGCCCTAATAAAATAATTTGGGAAAAAATCACAAAAAAAGCAGCAAAAAAATATTCAAAAGCTCTGTTTCACTTAACCGAATACGTGCAAGAACCTTTTAAAGATATTGCAGTTGAATTTCCACCAAGTATAGATCCTTTAAGTGACAAAAATAAACAACTTCCTGAAGAAACTATCAAAGAAATAATTTTAAAATATAATATCGATATCACCAGGCCAATAATTACCGTTGTAGCACGGTTCGATCCTTGGAAAGATTTAAAAAGTGCTATAGACGTTTACAGAATATTAAAAGAAAAAGTTGATCTACAACTTCTAATCGTATCAGCAATGGCAAAAGATGATCCAGAAGGTTGGATACTATTTGAAGAAATTTTAAGATATGCCGGAACAGATCCGGATATACATTTTCTAACAGATTTAAAAGGGGTTGGACATTTAGAAGTTAATGTATTTCAAACAATATCTACTGTAGGATTACATACAGCAACTAAAGAAGGATTTGGCTTAGTAATCTCAGAAATGCTTTGGAAAGGAAATCCTGTTGTTGCAAGACCTACTGGAGGAGTAAAAGTACAAATTCTTGACGGCTTCAACGGTTTTTTACGTAACGACGTTAAAGAACTAGCAGATGCATTATATGATATAATTAATGATAGTTCTCTCAAAGAGGAATTTGGAAGAAATGCTAAAAAGCTTGTTAAAGAAAAGTTCTTAACTACCGCCCATTTAAAAAGGTACTTAAAAGTAATTAAGGAGGTAATTTATTGA
- a CDS encoding ROK family protein, giving the protein MKLTNYKKILLNLLFKEKVYRNELINTLKITPSSLTYILNNLKKNKYISIFQENQRIAGRPKHFVKLYKDNWKSIGVRVGRESLGLTVFNGYFEELEKISIKLTKSDIGNENLPKVIKKIINKISSKEDIVAVGIAFSGKIIKNKVYSNILNLKDFEPKNIIKTLIPNATITIINDVEAIATEEFVKHGGKKILVINYGTGIGACFYESHGIYEKSERKVIELGHFHAGGSERCYCGLVGCLETVASDYANLKKYKYKNLNIKEFISNQENYENDLNEMRNLYKSYRKKAEELYKDTFDYLAIFISNMIKLLTPEKIILSGEGVSKWFVQNLEKKISSISLNPISITFSGLRNNIEYGASIDALREHILKLKF; this is encoded by the coding sequence TTGAAATTAACTAATTACAAAAAGATACTTTTAAACCTACTTTTTAAAGAAAAAGTCTACAGAAATGAACTTATAAATACTTTGAAAATTACTCCTTCAAGTTTAACTTACATACTGAATAATCTTAAAAAAAATAAATATATATCAATTTTTCAGGAAAACCAACGAATTGCTGGTAGACCAAAACATTTTGTAAAATTATACAAAGATAATTGGAAAAGTATCGGTGTAAGGGTTGGTAGAGAAAGCTTAGGATTAACGGTTTTCAATGGATATTTTGAAGAGTTAGAGAAAATTTCAATAAAACTCACCAAAAGTGATATAGGAAACGAAAATTTACCGAAAGTTATCAAAAAAATTATAAATAAAATATCTTCAAAAGAAGATATTGTTGCTGTTGGTATCGCTTTTTCAGGAAAAATTATAAAAAACAAAGTTTATTCAAACATATTAAATTTAAAAGATTTTGAACCAAAAAACATTATCAAAACTTTAATTCCAAATGCTACCATTACAATAATCAACGATGTTGAAGCTATTGCAACGGAAGAATTTGTTAAACATGGTGGAAAAAAAATATTGGTAATTAATTATGGAACTGGAATCGGTGCATGTTTTTATGAATCGCACGGAATCTATGAAAAAAGCGAAAGAAAGGTTATTGAACTTGGTCATTTCCACGCTGGTGGAAGCGAAAGATGCTACTGTGGCCTAGTAGGATGTCTTGAAACTGTTGCTTCTGACTATGCAAATTTAAAAAAATACAAATACAAAAATTTAAACATTAAAGAATTTATATCTAACCAAGAAAATTACGAAAATGATTTAAACGAAATGCGAAATCTTTATAAATCATATAGAAAAAAAGCAGAAGAATTATACAAAGATACATTCGACTATCTAGCAATTTTCATTTCAAATATGATTAAGTTATTAACACCAGAAAAAATTATTCTTTCTGGAGAAGGAGTTTCAAAATGGTTTGTACAAAATTTAGAAAAGAAAATATCTTCAATTTCACTTAATCCAATTTCTATAACATTTAGTGGTCTTAGAAATAACATTGAATATGGCGCTTCAATTGACGCTTTAAGAGAACATATTTTAAAATTAAAATTTTAA
- a CDS encoding ABC transporter substrate-binding protein produces the protein MKKLLALVSLLALFVVSFSLTTITMTSGGVGKELEVLYAQLKEFMKQNPDIVVTVIPMPDSSTERHDLYVTYLAAGESDPDVLMLDVIWPPEFAPFLEDLTKDYDYFELDKFLPGTVKSVTVDGRIVAIPWFTDAGLLYYRKDLLEKYGYDHPPQTWDELVEMAQKISKAEGIEGFVWQGARYEGLVCDFMEYVWSFGTDVLDDNGNVIINNPKAVEALQFMVDLIYKYKITPEGVTTYMEEDARRIFQSGNAVFMRNWPYAWSLANSDDSPIKGKVGVVPLPKGPGEDGRHAATLGGWNLGINIFSSKEEKEAAKKLIKFLTSANQQLYKAVNAGQNPTRKEVYNEPELKEANPFMVELFDVFINALPRPRTANYAEVSDAIQRYVHAALTRELTPEEALSKLEKELKLLLGK, from the coding sequence ATGAAAAAGTTGTTAGCTTTGGTATCTTTATTAGCGTTATTTGTCGTTTCTTTTTCACTAACTACTATAACCATGACATCTGGGGGTGTCGGAAAAGAACTTGAGGTTTTATATGCGCAGTTAAAAGAGTTCATGAAACAGAATCCAGATATAGTTGTTACTGTTATACCAATGCCAGATTCATCCACTGAAAGACACGATTTATATGTAACTTATTTAGCTGCTGGTGAAAGTGATCCAGATGTGCTTATGCTTGATGTTATATGGCCACCAGAATTTGCACCATTTTTAGAGGATTTGACAAAAGATTACGATTATTTTGAACTTGACAAATTTTTACCAGGAACTGTAAAATCTGTTACAGTTGATGGCAGAATTGTTGCAATACCATGGTTTACTGATGCAGGTCTTTTATACTACAGAAAAGATTTACTTGAGAAATATGGTTATGATCATCCACCACAAACATGGGATGAATTAGTAGAAATGGCTCAGAAAATTTCTAAAGCGGAAGGAATTGAAGGTTTTGTATGGCAAGGTGCAAGATATGAAGGTCTTGTATGTGATTTCATGGAATATGTATGGTCCTTTGGCACAGATGTTTTAGATGATAACGGAAATGTTATTATTAACAATCCAAAAGCAGTTGAAGCGTTGCAATTTATGGTTGATCTTATTTACAAATATAAAATTACACCAGAAGGTGTAACAACCTACATGGAAGAAGATGCAAGAAGAATATTCCAATCAGGTAATGCAGTATTCATGAGAAACTGGCCATATGCTTGGTCACTTGCAAATAGCGATGATTCTCCAATAAAAGGAAAAGTTGGTGTTGTGCCACTTCCAAAAGGACCAGGTGAAGATGGTAGACATGCAGCTACCTTAGGTGGATGGAATTTAGGTATAAACATTTTCTCATCAAAAGAAGAAAAAGAAGCTGCTAAGAAGCTTATAAAGTTCCTAACAAGTGCTAATCAACAGCTTTATAAAGCAGTAAATGCTGGACAAAATCCAACAAGAAAAGAAGTGTATAACGAACCTGAATTAAAAGAAGCCAATCCATTTATGGTAGAATTGTTCGATGTATTTATTAATGCTTTACCAAGACCAAGAACTGCAAATTACGCAGAAGTTTCTGACGCAATTCAAAGATATGTTCATGCAGCATTGACAAGAGAGTTAACGCCTGAAGAAGCACTTTCAAAACTTGAAAAAGAATTAAAATTACTTCTTGGAAAATAA
- a CDS encoding carbohydrate ABC transporter permease, giving the protein MQTRKIIYKVILYLLVAIILIWCIFPFYWAVVSSLKPDQDLFEINPSLFPKRITFENYIKVFTERPFHVNIWNSIVVAGTTTIVSLIIGSLAAYAIARLRFKGKVIVMSLILAVSMFPQVSILGSLFVLLRSMKLINTYPGLILPYVSITLPLTTWILQNFFKELPKEVEESAAIDGCSRLRTLWSIVLPMAAPGLVATGLLTFISAWNEFLFALTFMQRPEKYTVPVAIALFKGASQYEIPWGQIMAAAVIVTAPLVILVLIFQKKIIAGLSAGSVKG; this is encoded by the coding sequence ATGCAAACAAGAAAAATTATATATAAGGTAATTTTATATCTGTTAGTTGCTATTATTTTAATATGGTGTATTTTTCCTTTTTATTGGGCGGTTGTGTCATCTTTAAAGCCGGATCAAGATTTGTTTGAAATAAATCCATCACTTTTTCCAAAAAGAATTACGTTTGAAAATTATATAAAAGTATTCACCGAAAGGCCATTTCATGTGAATATTTGGAATAGTATTGTTGTTGCTGGTACTACTACGATTGTTTCTTTAATAATTGGTTCTCTAGCAGCTTATGCAATTGCAAGACTAAGATTTAAAGGTAAAGTTATTGTTATGTCATTGATTTTAGCAGTTAGTATGTTTCCTCAAGTTTCCATATTAGGTTCTTTATTTGTATTACTTAGAAGTATGAAGTTGATAAATACTTATCCAGGTTTGATTTTACCTTATGTATCTATCACTCTCCCATTAACTACGTGGATTTTACAGAATTTCTTTAAAGAGTTACCAAAAGAGGTGGAAGAATCGGCAGCCATTGATGGTTGTTCAAGGCTTAGAACACTTTGGTCTATTGTACTACCAATGGCAGCCCCAGGACTTGTTGCAACAGGATTATTGACATTTATTTCTGCTTGGAATGAGTTCTTATTTGCTCTTACTTTTATGCAAAGGCCTGAAAAGTATACCGTGCCAGTTGCAATAGCACTTTTTAAAGGTGCGTCACAATATGAAATTCCATGGGGGCAAATTATGGCTGCAGCTGTAATAGTTACAGCACCATTGGTTATTCTTGTATTAATATTCCAGAAAAAAATTATTGCAGGTTTATCAGCTGGTTCGGTAAAGGGGTGA